Within the Sporosarcina luteola genome, the region GTTGGCGACTCGTTGACTTCTCATCCGCTCGTAAGACGGGTTGCCTTTACAGGAGGCACCGAGTCTGCTCGACACGTCGTCCGTAATACAGCGGAGAACTTCGCACAAGTGTCACTCGAACTCGGCGGGAAATCACCGAATATTGTTTTCGATGATGCAAATCCCGATAATGCCGCAATGGGAATCATAGCCGGGATTTTCGGCGCTTCCGGGCAGAGCTGTGTCGCCGGGTCACGTGCATTTTTACACGTTGACATCTATGACAAAGTAATGGAGAGACTTGTTGAACGTGTCTCGAAAATTAAGATTGGTGACCCGTTTGCAGCGGATACAGAAATGGGACCGGTTGCAACAGAGGCACAGTTGGCTCGAGTTGAGGAGTACGTATCCATCGGGAAAGCGGATGGGGGGACAATTGTTTTCGGAGGAAAGAGGCCAGAACACTTGGAAAAAGGGTGGTATTTTGAGCCAACCATCTTCGAGCATACCGATAACAAAGCGCGAATTACCAGGGAAGAAATCTTCGGGCCTGTCTTAAGTGTCATTCCATTTAAAGAAGAGGCGGAAGTGATCGAGTTGGCGAATAGCACAGATTACGCATTAGCGGCAGGGATTTGGGCGAGTGATATTGCAAAAGCCCACCGAGTGGCCAAGGCTGTAAGGGCCGGAATTGTGTGGGTGAATACGTATCGCAGCATATCACCAATCGCACCGATTGGCGGTTCCGGTTTAAGTGGACATGGCAGAGAAAGCGGTTTTGATGCAATTTATGAATATACGCAAAGTAAAGTCGTCTGGGTGAATACTTCATCCGAACCGATTCCTGATCCGTTTATTATGCGATGAACGACGAAGGTGAACTATTGATAGAGAGGAGAGCATTTGACATGCAAATAGACAAAACGATTCATTTGCCAGATCTGTCCTTCATCCGTTTGTGCAATGAAAAATATGGTGTCAACAGGGGACTCTATAATACTATCGATACGTTTTTTTATGAACGCGGATTCGAAAGAATAGTGGAAAGACGGAAAATCATACTCTCATTTCTTGATTACGTCCAAGAAGGTATGGATGAAAACACTAGCCGTACTAAATTTGGAAGTGGCGGATTAAAGATAAAGATTGATGAATATTTCAGTGAGGTTGAAAAACATCGTGAAAAGTCAATAATGGCAACCTGCTAAACAAGCCCATTCACAGAAAGAAGGTTAACCTGATCATGACAGAATCGTTAGCAAGTGTGAGAAAGAAACATCTACTTATTAATGGGGAATGGGTAGAAGCTGGTGAATATAGTTCGATTCGTTCTCCATATTCAGGTGATATCATCGCGGAAATACCTATGGCGACGGCAGCGGAAACAGAGCTGGCGATTGAAGCAGCCATGAATGCGAGGCAGGAAATGGCGAAAATGCCCGCTCACAAACGCGCAGAAATTCTGGAGAATTTGGTTCGTTCACTGCAAGACAGAGCCGAAGAAGCTGCTGAAATCATAGCGTTAGAAGCGGCGAAACCGATTGCTACAGCAAGGCAAGAAGTTAGCCGAACGATTGAAACATACAAGTTTGCGGCCGAGGAAGCGAAGCGCATTCACGGTGAAACACTCCCGCTTGACGCTGCTCGAGGAGGAGAAAACCGGTTGGCTTATACAGTGCGTGAACCAATCGGTGTGATTGGGGCCATTACTCCTTTCAATTTCCCGATGAATTTAGTTGCGCATAAAGTCGGACCAGCCATTGCTAGCGGAAATACGATTATATTAAAACCTGCATCGCAAACACCGCTATCCTCATTCTTCATCGCAGAGCTTCTTCTTGAAGCGGGATTACCTGCAGGAGCACTGAACGTTGTGACAGGAAGCGGCAGAGTGACAGGTGACAAACTCGTAACCGATGATCGTGTCAGTATGATCACGTTTACTGGAAGTCCGGCGGTCGGAATTGGAATACGAAGCAAGGCAGGGCTGAAAAGAGTCACCTTGGAACTCGGATCCAACGCGGCGGTGATCATCGATAAAGGCGTCGATATTGATAAGATCATTCCACGCTGTGTAAGCGGTGCTTTCGCTTTCCAAGGGCAAGTATGTATTTCTTTACAGCGTGCATATGTCCATGAGGATGTATATGATGAATTCGTTTCTAAGCTTGTCAATGAAACGGAAAAGCTGATAATAGGAGATCCGTTAGATGAAAAAACAGACGTGTCAGCATTAATTTCATCCGGAGACGTAGAGCGCACACTAAGCTGGATTCAGGAAGCGGAAAGTCAAGGCGCCACAGTTGCAGCAGGCGGCAAGTCGGAAGGTAACATCCTCTATCCAACAATTATTTGTGATGCGGAATCTACGATGAAAGTGTCTTGTCATGAAGTATTTGCACCAATCGTTGTGATCAATAAAGTGAAAAATATAGAAGATGCAATAGAACTCGTAAATGATTCACGATATGGACTTCAGGCGGGAATTTACACAAACGATATTAATACGGCGTTGAATGCGGCTGAAAATCTATATGTCGGCGGCGTGATGATCAATGATATCCCGACATTCCGAGTGGATAATATGCCGTACGGCGGAGTGAAAGAAAGTGGAACGGGTCGTGAAGGGTTGAAATATGCAGTAGAAGAAATGACGGAAATGAAGCTGGTTGTCTGGAACCGGAATTAGGAGGTAGAAGATGACGTATTACGCGGCACTGTTGCACATGATCGATCCTGAGAAAAATAAAGAAATCCTCCCCCATCATATAGCCTATCTGGATAGATTGGATGAGCAAGGGAAGATCTTTGCAAGAGGCCCTTTTACCGATGGAACTGGCGGATTAGTCGTCTATATCGCGGATTCATATGAAGAAGCTATGGAGATGGCAGAAGCGGATCCACACGTCGTTGAAAACGTACGCAGACTTGAACTGAAGGAATGGAAACCGATTGTAAGCCATGCCGAATAGGTGGAAAAGTTTCAAAGTCATGAAGTTTTTCCAATCAAACCATGCATGGTACATGGTAGATTCACCTCGGTGAAATGATCTTGAAAGGAGGCTGGCGAATGAATGGAGAGAATACGGCACTACTCTTAATTGATCTCCAAAAAGAAGGTGGTACTTCAGATGTCGTTGGAATGGAAACGATCATTAGTAAAACAGCAAGTCTGATTGAGATATGCCGTCAAAAGAAAATCCCTACCATTTACACACGGCATTTAAATAGGGGAGATGCGATTGGACTTGGAAACAGGGAACCGTTGAACGAAAAAGGAGAGCCGCTCTACTACCATACCGGTACAGAGGCTATTGAAATAATGGAAGAAGTGAAGCCCGAACCCGGTGATATCATCGTTGATAAGTACAGGTATAGCGGATTTCATGAATCCAGTTTGGATTTACTGTTAAAGGGTCTGAATGTAAAGCATTTACTTATTGGCGGCGTCCTCACAGATGTCTGTGTAATTTCGACAGCGATGGATGCTTACTATCGTGATTACCAGGTTAACTTGGTAAAGGATATATGCGGTACAACTACTGAAGGTTCACATATGGCGGCAACGCTAATGATGGCAAACTGGATATATGACATACAAATCTTTGATGCCGATCAACTATGCAACAAACTATTGGGAGAAGAATATAGGGTCTGGGCATCTGAGGGACCTGATGAATTGCAATTTACACCGGAGACGCTACGAGATGCTTATGCGAAATTAACAGTTACTTGATCGCAAGAGCTTTTTGCAACGATTTTGAATACAAAGGGGGAGAATGATTGAAAACGGCGGAGAAAGTGGACGTGTCAAGCATTGGGGTAGATGTTACGGAGCAAGCGTACGGTGGTCAAGATGTCGTTACAGTAGAACATTACGCGACGGATGAAGTTCCAATGAGCCAAAGAAATATAGGTTTCTTTGACATGATAGCAATATGGGTTGGAGCCAACTCGAATAATGCATCCTGGTACGTTGGGGGAACGGTTGCTGGAATGGCATTTGCCGGAGCGATTACAGTCACATTAATTTCTAATCCAATCGCTTATCTCGTTCTGGCACTTGTTGGCTATATGGGCTTTAAAGTTGGAACTTCCACAATGGCATTAACAAGGCCGGCTTTTGGAATTAAGGGAAGTCTTTTGCCAACGGTGTTAAATACCATCGTTTTTTTAGGATGGGCGGTCGTTAATACGTTCATTGCCGTCATATCCATGAGTTTCATATTAAAAGGTTTATTTGGTTGGCCCGCTTATGGTGAGCCAGGTAGCGCGGGACCGATGATTCTGGGCATTGTCTTCATGAGCATTTTGAATTTAGCTGCCGTTTCATTGGGAAGGAATTCAATTAAAATTGTCGAAAGAATTGGAATCGTGTTAGTTCTGGCTTTAGGTATTTGGATTACGGTTGTCGTGTTGAAAACACATTCAATTGCAGACATCATGGCTTGGAAGGCACCGGCGGATGCGATTATGCCGGTTGGGAAAGCGATAGATATTATGGCTGCTTTCAGCTTAGCTTGGGTTCTAGGTATTGCTGAGTTCACGAGGTATACAAGGTCCGCTAAAACAGCAACAGTTGCACCGCTTTTAGGAGCATGCCTTTCTCTCATGTGGTTTGCATTTATCGGCATAATCGCTACCATTGGTGCAGCGATTACGACAGGAACATTTAATCCGGATAATTCGGATCCAAGTTCAATTGTGACGAATCTTGGACTTGGTTGGTTTGCATTGGTGCTGATTGTTGTCGCATGTATTACAACAAATGTGGTGAATCTGATGGCCGCGGGAATTTCAATTACCAACGTAACGAAGAAAATCAAGCCGCTTCATTCCATTTGGCTTGTAACTGTATTGGCGGGGTTTGCCATGCTCATTCCACTTTACTTGGCCAGTTTCTTATATACATTTATGGGCTTCTTAGAATACATCGGTATGGTATTGAGTGCATTGTTGGGAATTTTGGTTGCCGACTACTTCTTTGTCCAAAAGCGTTCCTATGATGTAAAGGAATTTGAGAAAGTGGGCGGGAAATACTGGTATTCAAAAGGTGTCAATATTAGAGCTGTAGCTGTCTGGGCATTCGGGGTAGTCTTTTTCTTAATGGTCCGTGACTCTATATTATTGGGGAATTCTGTAGGTGCCGTATACCCAACCATTATCGTAACGGCAATACTCTACAGCCTCGTATCTTTGCCGCGACGGAAGGTTGCAAATTTGTTGTAAGTAGAAGTAACAGTAGCAGGAGATAGCATTCTAATTAAAAAGGAGAGATCAATCATGCAAAAAGCAGAAAAACAGGATTTATTCAAACAAATCATGGGGAATTACCCAACAGGGGTGACAATTGTGACAACAACCGATGAGGACGGAAAGCCTGTCGGGTTGACAGTTAATTCATTCGCCTCTGTCTCTTTAGATCCGCTCATGCTTCTATGGTCCATTGATCACCGTGTGTCGTCACTGAAAGCGTTCACAGAGGGTGGAAAATTTGCGGTCCACGTTCTAGCAGGTGAACAACAAGAGCTTTGTAAAACGTTTGCGAGTAAAGTTGAAGATCGATTTGCTGCTTGTGAGTGGAACCTTTCCGAAAACGGCTTGCCGATTATTGACGGTGCATTCGGAGTATTTGAATGTAAGACGTTCAAAGCGATTGAGGCAGGCGATCATACCGTTTTGATTGGAGAAGTTACAGATATTCGAATTGATCAAGAGAAAGACCCGATGCTCTACCACCGAAGAGTGTTCGGACCGATTCCCGAAGAGTTTTACACGCCAAAACAACCTATCGCGTAAGTTACTACTAAAGAAGCCCCAATCCTTCATTTAGAAGAGGTTGGGGCTTCTTATGATAATAAGTGAACGATGTAGACGTTGACGGGGCACGTAAAGGGGTGCCTCAGTTTGGCCATGTGGCAATGGATTGGATAGCATCTGTATTAAAAATAGGCACCAGATACCCGAACAATTTCAAATTGTACAAATGCCTGATTTACTTACTAATCTACATCCAGCACCAACCTATCGACAAAAAACGTCGGTCATGGGTCGGTGTTTTTTCATGGTGTGCAGAAGATCTGGACCGCAAAGGACTGTCACAAAATAACCAATATAGGCA harbors:
- a CDS encoding cysteine hydrolase family protein, whose translation is MNGENTALLLIDLQKEGGTSDVVGMETIISKTASLIEICRQKKIPTIYTRHLNRGDAIGLGNREPLNEKGEPLYYHTGTEAIEIMEEVKPEPGDIIVDKYRYSGFHESSLDLLLKGLNVKHLLIGGVLTDVCVISTAMDAYYRDYQVNLVKDICGTTTEGSHMAATLMMANWIYDIQIFDADQLCNKLLGEEYRVWASEGPDELQFTPETLRDAYAKLTVT
- a CDS encoding aldehyde dehydrogenase family protein, with the translated sequence MTESLASVRKKHLLINGEWVEAGEYSSIRSPYSGDIIAEIPMATAAETELAIEAAMNARQEMAKMPAHKRAEILENLVRSLQDRAEEAAEIIALEAAKPIATARQEVSRTIETYKFAAEEAKRIHGETLPLDAARGGENRLAYTVREPIGVIGAITPFNFPMNLVAHKVGPAIASGNTIILKPASQTPLSSFFIAELLLEAGLPAGALNVVTGSGRVTGDKLVTDDRVSMITFTGSPAVGIGIRSKAGLKRVTLELGSNAAVIIDKGVDIDKIIPRCVSGAFAFQGQVCISLQRAYVHEDVYDEFVSKLVNETEKLIIGDPLDEKTDVSALISSGDVERTLSWIQEAESQGATVAAGGKSEGNILYPTIICDAESTMKVSCHEVFAPIVVINKVKNIEDAIELVNDSRYGLQAGIYTNDINTALNAAENLYVGGVMINDIPTFRVDNMPYGGVKESGTGREGLKYAVEEMTEMKLVVWNRN
- a CDS encoding aldehyde dehydrogenase, coding for MRGKGDADLTELITELKTYDMYINGEWTASSSGEYFPSYNPATGEAWCRVAKGTAEDVDQAVRAAHQAFLNSEWTHMTYTERGKLVRKLGELIAENVEELAHYETIDNGKLIREMRGQLNYLPEFYYYYAGLADKIHGQTLPMDKRDMFAFTTREPLGVVAAITPWNSPLYLTTLKLAPALVAGNTIVIKPSEMTSASLLELMKLVEEAGFPPGVVNVVTGFGMPVGDSLTSHPLVRRVAFTGGTESARHVVRNTAENFAQVSLELGGKSPNIVFDDANPDNAAMGIIAGIFGASGQSCVAGSRAFLHVDIYDKVMERLVERVSKIKIGDPFAADTEMGPVATEAQLARVEEYVSIGKADGGTIVFGGKRPEHLEKGWYFEPTIFEHTDNKARITREEIFGPVLSVIPFKEEAEVIELANSTDYALAAGIWASDIAKAHRVAKAVRAGIVWVNTYRSISPIAPIGGSGLSGHGRESGFDAIYEYTQSKVVWVNTSSEPIPDPFIMR
- a CDS encoding cytosine permease, with translation MKTAEKVDVSSIGVDVTEQAYGGQDVVTVEHYATDEVPMSQRNIGFFDMIAIWVGANSNNASWYVGGTVAGMAFAGAITVTLISNPIAYLVLALVGYMGFKVGTSTMALTRPAFGIKGSLLPTVLNTIVFLGWAVVNTFIAVISMSFILKGLFGWPAYGEPGSAGPMILGIVFMSILNLAAVSLGRNSIKIVERIGIVLVLALGIWITVVVLKTHSIADIMAWKAPADAIMPVGKAIDIMAAFSLAWVLGIAEFTRYTRSAKTATVAPLLGACLSLMWFAFIGIIATIGAAITTGTFNPDNSDPSSIVTNLGLGWFALVLIVVACITTNVVNLMAAGISITNVTKKIKPLHSIWLVTVLAGFAMLIPLYLASFLYTFMGFLEYIGMVLSALLGILVADYFFVQKRSYDVKEFEKVGGKYWYSKGVNIRAVAVWAFGVVFFLMVRDSILLGNSVGAVYPTIIVTAILYSLVSLPRRKVANLL
- a CDS encoding flavin reductase family protein, with product MQKAEKQDLFKQIMGNYPTGVTIVTTTDEDGKPVGLTVNSFASVSLDPLMLLWSIDHRVSSLKAFTEGGKFAVHVLAGEQQELCKTFASKVEDRFAACEWNLSENGLPIIDGAFGVFECKTFKAIEAGDHTVLIGEVTDIRIDQEKDPMLYHRRVFGPIPEEFYTPKQPIA
- a CDS encoding YciI family protein is translated as MTYYAALLHMIDPEKNKEILPHHIAYLDRLDEQGKIFARGPFTDGTGGLVVYIADSYEEAMEMAEADPHVVENVRRLELKEWKPIVSHAE